The following DNA comes from Janthinobacterium sp. TB1-E2.
GCTGGTCGCAACGCTGGAAAAGAAATTCAGTCGTAAGCTCAACCCTGCCGTCACAGTGGATCCATCGCTGCTCGGCGGCGTGCGCGTGGTCGTTGGCGACCAGGTGCTCGATACCTCGGTGCGCGCCAAGTTGCAGCAACTGCACGCTGCACTGGTGTCGTAAGACACGCGCTTCGGCAGGCCAGCTTAGACAGACCCTTACCCCTCGCGCAAGCTGAGAGAAACACTTTTAGGAGTTAGTATGCAACTCAACCCATCTGAAATCAGCGAGTTGATCAAGAGCCGGATCCAAGGTCTTGACGGCGGCGCTGAAGTGCGTAATCAAGGCACGGTTATTTCCGTCGCCGACGGTATCTGCCGCATCCACGGTTTGTCGGACGTGATGCAAGGCGAGATGCTGGAATTCCCAGGCAACACGTTTGGCCTGGCAATGAATCTGGAACGCGACTCCGTCGGTTCCGTGATTCTGGGTGCCTACGAGCACATCTCCGAAGGCGACACGGTGAAATGCACCGGCCGCATTCTGGAAGTGCCAGTCGGTCCTGAGCTGCTCGGCCGCGTTGTCAACGCGCTGGGTCAGCCGATCGACGGCAAAGGCGCCATCGAAACCAAATTGACGGCCGCGATTGAAAAAATCGCACCGGGCGTGATCGCCCGTGAATCCGTTTCGCAACCGATGCAAACCGGCCTGAAGTCGATCGATGCGATGGTTCCAGTTGGCCGCGGCCAGCGCGAACTGATCATCGGCGACCGTCAAACCGGCAAGTCGGCTGTGGCGATTGATGCGATCATCAATCAAAAAGGCCAGGGCATGAAATGTATCTACGTCGCGATTGGCCAAAAAGCCTCGTCGATCAAGAACATCGTGCGCTCGCTGGAACAGCACGGCGCGATGGAATACACCATCGTTGTCGCCGCTTCCGCTTCGGAATCGGCCGCCATGCAATACATCTCGCCGTACTCCGGTTGCGCCATGGGCGAATACTTCCGTGACCGCGGTGAAGATGCACTGATCGTCTACGATGATCTGTCCAAACAAGCTGTTGCATACCGTCAAATCTCGCTGCTGCTGCGCCGTCCACCAGGTCGCGAAGCGTACCCAGGCGACGTGTTCTACCTGCACAGCCGTCTGCTGGAACGCGCAGCACGCGTGAACGCCGACTACGTCGAGAAGTTCACCGACGGCGCCGTCAAAGGCAAGACCGGTTCCCTGACGGCACTGCCGATCATTGAAACGCAAGCTGGCGACGTGTCCGCATTCGTTCCAACCAACGTGATTTCGATTACCGACGGTCAGATCTTCCTGGAAACCTCGCTGTTCAATGCCGGTATCCGTCCTGCAATTAACGCCGGTATTTCCGTATCGCGCGTCGGTGGCGCCGCCCAGACCAAGGTCATCAAAAACCTGTCCGGCGGTATCCGTACCGACTTGGCGCAGTACCGTGAACTGGCCGCGTTTGCGCAGTTCGCTTCGGACCTCGATGAATCGACCCGCAAGCAGCTGGACCGTGGTGCCCGCGTAACGGAATTGCTCAAGCAAGCCCAATACTCGCCACTGTCGATCTCGCTGATGGCCGTATCGCTGTTCTCGGTGAACAAAGGCTTCATGGACGACGTGCCAGTCAAGCAAGTGCTGTCGTTCGAAGCTGGTGTCCACGCTTACATGAAGACCAAGCAAGCTGCTCTGCTGGCCAAGATCGAAGAAACCAAGCAACTCGACAAAGACAGCGAAGCAACTCTGTCGGCGGCCATTGCTGATTTCAAGAAATCCGGCGCATATTAAGCGGCCAGGCGGCGCCCACCTCGAGTGAGGCGCCGCCCTACGCGCAGAAGGAGTAAGGACTCATGGCATCAAGCAAAGAGATACGAGGCAAGATCAAGAGCGTAGAGAATACGAAGAAGATCACCAAGGCGATGGAAATGGTCGCCGCGTCCAAAATGCGCAAGGCGCAAGACCGGATGCGGGCCGCTCGTCCCTACAGTGACAAGATTCGGAATATCGCCGCCAATCTGGCGAATGCCAATCCGGAATACACGCACCCGTTCCTGGCAGCTGCCCAGGGTACGCAAGCGAAGGCAGTGGGTTTCATCGTTGTCACGACCGACAAGGGTCTGTGCGGCGGCATGAACACCAACATCCTGCGCCAGGTGACGTCGAAGTCGCGCGAGCTGGAAGCAGCTGGCAACCGGGTTGAAGCAGTTGCCATCGGTAACAAGGGTTTGGGTTTTTTGAATCGCATCGGCGTCAAGATCGTCGCCTCTGCCATTCAGACCGGTGATACGCCCCACCTGGACAAACTGATCGGACCCGTCAAGGTCATGCTCGAAGAGTTCCAGGCAGGCAAGATCGATGCAGTGTACCTGTGCTACACCAAATTCATCAACACGATGAAACAGGAACCAGTCGTGGAGCAATTGCTGCCCCTGACGGCCGACAAGATGGTCGCCGACAAGAGCGCACACTCGTGGGATTACATCTACGAGCCGGATGCACAAAGCATCATCGACGAATTGCTGGAGCGCTATGTAGAAGCGCTGGTGTACCAGGCAGTCGCGGAGAATCTGGCGTCCGAGCAATCGGCACGGATGGTCGCGATGAAAGCTGCAAGCGACAACGCGGGTAGTGTGATCGGCGAATTGAAGCTGATCTACAACAAGACCCGCCAAGCTGCGATTACCAAAGAACTCTCCGAAATCGTCGCCGGTGCGGCTGCGGTTTAAACGAATTTAACTATATTGAAGGAACGAACATGGCTGATGGCAAAATCGTTCAGTGTATCGGCGCTGTGGTGGACGTTGAGTTTCCCCGCAACGCGATGCCTAAGGTATTTGATGCCTTGAAGATGGCAGGCTCGGAACTGACCCTGGAAGTACAACAGCAGTTGGGTGACGGCATTGTCCGTACCATTGCACTCGGCTCGTCCGATGGCCTGCGTCGCGGCATGATGATCCAGAACACCGGCAAACCTATCATGGTGCCAGTCGGTAAAGCAACCCTGGGTCGCATCATGGACGTGCTGGGCAACCCGATCGACGAATGCGGCCCCGTGTCGCACGAGCAGATCGCGTCGATCCACCGCACCGCTCCTGCATACGACGAACTGTCGCCATCGCAAGAACTGCTGGAAACCGGCATCAAGGTGATCGACCTGGTTTGCCCGTTTGCAAAAGGCGGTAAAGTCGGTCTGTTCGGCGGCGCTGGCGTAGGCAAGACCGTGAACATGATGGAACTGATTAACAACATCGCCAAAGCGCACAGCGGCGTGTCCGTGTTCGCCGGTGTTGGTGAGCGTACTCGTGAAGGTAACGACTTCTACCACGAGATGGCTGACGCGAAAGTGGTTGATCTGGAAAACCCAGAGAACTCCAAAGTCGCGATGGTCTACGGTCAGATGAATGAACCGCCAGGTAACCGTCTGCGCGTCGCGCTGACCGGCCTGACGATCGCTGAATCGTTCCGTGATGAAGGCAAAGACGTTCTGTTCTTCGTCGACAACATCTACCGCTTTACGCTGGCTGGTACCGAAGTCTCGGCACTGCTGGGCCGTATGCCGTCGGCTGTGGGTTACCAACCGACCCTGGCTGAAGAAATGGGCCGTCTGCAAGAGCGTATTACGTCGACCAAGACCGGTTCGATCACCTCGATCCAGGCCGTCTACGTTCCAGCCGATGATTACACCGATCCGTCGCCTGCTACCACGTTTGCTCACTTGGATTCGACCGTTGCGCTGTCGCGTGACATCGCTTCCCTGGGTATCTACCCAGCCGTGGACCCACTGGATTCGACCTCGCGTCAGCTGGATCCGTTGATCGTTGGTCAAGAGCACTATGACACCGCGCGTGCCGTGCAAACGACCCTGCAACGCTACAAGGAATTGCGCGACATTATCGCGATTCTGGGTATGGACGAGCTGGCACCGGAAGACAAACTGCTGGTCGCCCGCGCACGTAAGATGCAGCGTTTCCTGTCGCAGCCTTTCCACGTCGCTGAAGTCTTTACCGGCGCGCCTGGTAAATACGTTTCGCTCAAAGACACGATCAAGGGCTTCAAAATGATCGCTTCGGGCGAACTCGATCACCTGCCGGAACAAGCGTTCTACATGGTCGGCACGATCGAAGAAGCAATCGAAAAAGCCAAGAAACTTAACTAAGTTAAGTCTGGGCCTAACCCCGCCCCTCAGAAGGCGGGGTTCTTCAACCCGATAGGACACACATGGCACACACAATTCACGTTGACGTGGTTTCCGCTGAAGAACTGATTTTTTCAGGCGAAGCAGAATTCGTCGCGTTGCCGGGTGAACAGGGCGAGCTGGGTATCTACCCACGCCACACGCCTTTGATTACCCGCATCCGTCCGGGCGCGGTCCGCATCAAGGTAGTCGGCCAGGCTGAAGAAGAGTTCGTCTTCGTTGCCGGCGGCCTGCTGGAAGTGCAACCGGATACCGTGACTGTCCTGGCCGATACCGCGATCCGCGGTCACGACCTCGACGAAGCGAAAGCGCTGGAAGCGAAGAAGTTGGCGGAAGAAAATATCCACAACAAGGATTCGGGCATCGACTACGCGCAAGCGCAAGCCGAGCTGGCCAGCGCAATTGCGCAGCTGGCAGCGATCCAGAAGCTGCGCAAGATGTAATCACTGCGCCGCGCAAGAAAGGCAGCCTTCGGGCTGCCTTTTTTTTCAGCAAACGAATTTCAGTAAAAATCAGCGGCGCTTGTCCTTTCCCCTTTCCAGTCCCGCCTTCAATACCGTCTTCCACCTGGCGCGCGCGGCAATGCGCTCGAGCGGCGTCTCGTCGATGCGGCGCGCGTCGCGCAGCAGCTTGTGATAATTGCGCAGGCGGTCCCCATCGACGGCGCCGCGCACGGCGCAACCGGGTTCGCTCGCATGCCGGCAATCGCGGAACTGGCACGCCGCCGCCAGCGCCGCGATGTCGTCAAAGGTGGCCGCCAGGGTCTGCGCATCGGCATCGGCGCGCCAGCTGCGCAGCCCCGGCGTGTCGATGATGCAGGCGCCGCTGGCGCACAGGTGCAGCGAGCGGGCCGTCGTCGTGTGGCGGCCGCGCCCGTCGCCATGGCGCACGCCGTTGGTTGCCTGCTCCACCGCGCACAAGGTATTGGTCAGGCTGGACTTGCCGGCGCCCGATGAACCGAGCAGCACCAGGGTCTGGCCTGCACCCAACCACGGTTCCAGGATGGCCACGTCATACGCATGGCGCGTATCGATGGCAAACAGGGGCACGTGGGGCGGCAGGCGCTGTCTGAGCTGCGCCAGCTTGCCCGGCACGTCGTCGGCCACGTCGGCCTTGCTCAGCACCACTACGGGGCTGACCTGGGCCGCCAGCACGATGGCCAGATAGCGCTCCAGGCGGCGCGGATTGAAATCCTCGTCCAGTCCCATCACCAGCAGGGCCGTATTGACATTGCTGGCAAGCAGTTGGCGCCGGCCGTCATTGCCGCTCCGCGCGATCTGCGTGACTGGGGATAAGTGCGCCGTTATCCACAGCGTGCCGTGACCATCGGCTTCGGCGGCGACCCAGTCGCCCACCGTGAGGATGGTGTCCTGCGCCTGCAAGTCGTGCAGCAGGCGCGGCAGGATCTGCGCCGGCTGTTCCAGGAGGCCATCGTGCACAATGATGCTGTCGCGGTGCACGGCGCAAACGCGCATCAGCTGCGCGGCGGGGGAAGAGATGTCGAGCTGGGTGGCTGCGCTGGCGATGGCCTGCTGCAGCCCGATAAGGCGTAGTTGTGCAAAATCGAATGCGATCATGGTAGCGTGATTCCAGATTCTGTCGTCCGCGTGCGGACGTGTAGCCTGCGCGTGCAGGCACCGCCAGTCGCGATGACTGGCACGAAAGAAGGGGAAGTCGGCTACGCGATCAGCGTATGGGGAAGTGCGGGCTAAAAAACTTAGCGGGGAAAAACGGTGATCAGGCAGCCGACAGCACGGCAGTATCCGAATGGCGCATGTTGTCTACTCCTGTTGTGTGATGGAAAACGCCAGTGTGCCAGCGGCCTGCGCCGCCGTCAACAGAGGGTGTGGCTCAGCTGCACATGCCGTAAGCCTGGCGTTCGGGGAAATAGCGGTACGTAAACGTGCGCACCGGATAGCGCTTGCCGCCGACGAGCATGTCGGGCATCGACAGATCGAAGCGCTGCGGCAGCTGGCGCGGCAGTTGCAATCGCAGGCGCCATTGCGTTTCCTTGCTGTTGCCGACGGCGGAAAACATGATGGGCAGCTGCTCGATGACGTCGACGATCTCCGCCTTCTGGTTCATGCCGCGCTGGTATATGGTGAGTATCTTGGCTTGCGCGAAGGGCGGCTGTTTCGGTTCTTCCAGCAGGAAGGACAGGCGAGTAAAACTGGCTTGCGTACCGACGGGCAAGGTAAAGATCAGCGCCAGCTCCGTGCCGCCTTCCTTCAGGGTGACGGGCGGCGTGGCGTAGATGCTGATACCGCGCGGCAGCTCGAAACGCGAGCCCTCCGTCCACGTCTTGCACTCGGGCGTGGTGGCCTGGTACAGGCTGGACGCCGTGTAGTCATCGCAGGCGGAAACCAGCAGCAGCAGGGGCAGGGCAAGGAGGGCGGAACGGCGCATGGGAGTCACGGTTGGGGGAATGAGCCGACAGTGTAAGCGATCCCCACGCGATCCACCAGCGACGCTAGGAATGCCCGGGCGGCGCACGGCGTATGGATTGCAGCTGGCAATGCGCGGCCTGCAGTGCCTCCTTGATGATGTCGAGCGCCAGCTGCGGCCGCGCCGCACCGCACATGAAGATGTCGACGGCGGCAAAGCCGACCTCGGGCCAGGTATGCAGCGAGATGTGCGATTCGGCCAGCAGCAGCACGCCCGTGACGCCCTGACCCGGGCCAAAGCTGTGGAAATGGCCGTGCAGCACTTGCGCGCCGGCCGCGATGGCGGCGTCGCGCAGCAGGCGCTCGAGCTCGGCGCCGTCGCGCAGAGGCTCCGGCGCGATGCCCGACAGGTCGGCCAGCAGATGGGTGCCCAGGGGCAGATGCGGTGTGGACGCCATGCTTATTTGTGGCTGCCGCCGCTGGAGCCGCCGCCATAGCTGCCGCCGCCGCTGCCCGTGCGCGAACTCCAGCTGCTGCCGCTGCTGCTGCCGGCCACCTTGAACATGCGGACCCAGTTGGCGGCCGTGACACTGAAGGTCACCATCAGGGCATAGATCACGTATTTACTCATGGGGGATTCTTTGCATTCTTGTCGAGAAAAGCGGCAGGCAGGAACAGCGCCAGGCAGCCCAGCAAACTCCACATCAAGGTGCTGGAGAATGAGACGAACATCGGGATCGCATTCAGCACCAGCACGATGACGATGAAGACCTTGGCGATGCCGCGGTGACTGAGCTGGATATTCCGCACCTGGTCGCCGCCATGGAAGGCGGCGCCGAACCAGGCGGCCATCTGGTCATAGGCGACGGGCACGGAGCGCGACCAGGTCATTTCCTCGCCGGTGATCTCGGCCGCCAGCTTGGTCTGTCCCTGTTCGAATTCATGCACATGCGTGCTGTCGCCGACGGCCACCTTCCAGTTGAAGGCGCCCGCCGCATACACGACCTGCGAGCCGTAGTCATACAGTTTGCGGTAGGTGGCGCCATCGAGCGTGCAGGTATCGGCGTCCAGCGACGCCCAGTTGGGCCAGTTCGGCAGCACGTTCGAGCGCGACCAGCCATCGTCCGTCTCCACCAGCCAGAAGAAGCCGGCGCGCGCGTTGTACAGCAGATATTCGTTCCACTCGCTGCCTTCGTCGTCGGCGCGGCGCATCATGCCGATGACCGTGAAGTCCACATTGCTGATCTTCGCGCTGGCGCCCAGTTCCAGGGAGATGTCGGCGTTGTCGTGCACTTGCTTGCCGATGGCCAGCACCTGCGCTTCCGGACCGCTGGCGTCGAGCTGCGCGTGGCAGGCGGGGCACACGAGCTGCGCCGCCGCGCCGGGCACATAGTGGATGCCGTTGCCGCAGGAAGGGCAGTCGAGCGCATCGAGCTTGCCGCGGTACTTGCCGGCGCTTTTGGCGATGGCGTCGTCGTCGCGCAGCAACTGGCACTTCAAACTGTCCAGGGTGACGGCGACGCCCTGGTAGACGACCGGTTGCGGGCCATCCGTGTAGTCGAGCGTGACAAAGCTGGCGTAGTTGCGGAAGTCCGCCACCTGGATGCGCCAGCCTGCGCCCACCTTGAACGGCAATTCGCCCTGGCCGGCGATGCATTCGGCGTTGCGGATCTCGGCCGCCGTGTACGGCTCGCCGCAGATCGTGTAGCGCTTGCCCGGCGCCAGCTCGCCAAAGACGGGTAAGGTATCTTGCGTACTGCGCTCGCGTGTCAGGGTGTACAGGCCGGACGAGTCGCCCAGCCACGCCGTGCTGGCGTCATCGAACAGCAGATACCACTCGTTCCACGTGCCGGCGCTGTAGCGCTGCTGGATGCGGCCGACGACCGTGAAGTGCACGCCATCGTGCACGCCGGCCGTGCCGATCTGGATCGGCGTATAGTCTTCCAGGACGGCCGACATCTTGCCCACGTCCCTGACGGAATCGGCGTCCTTGAGGATGGTGCTGTGACAGTACTCGCAGACGGCGAGCACGGAAGCGTGCGAGCGGAAGCGGACTTCCGCGCCGCAGCTGGGACAGGAAACAGTTTGCATGCAGTCGCGCTTAGCCGATCAGTTTTTTCAGCAGTTCAGCCTTGGCGCCGTCGTAGTCGGCCGACGAAATGAGACCCTTGTCGAGCAAGCCCTTGAGTTTTTCCAGGCGCGCCTCGATCGGTTCTTCCGCGGGGGCTGGCGGCGCCGCCGGTGCCTGCTGCTGCAGCGCGCCGCCCATGCTTTGCGCCATCACCTGGCCGATCGACAGCCCGGCGCCCAGTCCCGCGCCGATGCCGGCCATGCCGCCTTCGTTCTGCGCCGCCAGCGGGATCGCATTGGCCACCTGGAATTTCGTGTAGCCGCTCATCTTGTCGGCGCCCAGGCCGCCCTTCATGCCGGCCGAGATGCGTTCGTCGAGCGCCGCCTGCAATTCCTCGGGCAGGCTGATGCTGGCCACGTTGAATTCATCGAGGCCCACGCCATAGCGGGCAAACGCCTGCGCCAGGCCATCCTTGACTTCCTGCGCCATCAACGCCTGGTTGGCCGCCATGTCGAGGAAAGGGACGTTCGCGCCGCCCAGCGAGCTGGCCATGCTCGACATCAAAATACCGCGCAACTGGTCTTCCACCTCGTCGCGCGTATAGACTTCGCGCGTGCCGCTGATCTCGGTGAAGAAGGTGCGGGCGTCGGCGATGCGGTACGAATACATGCCGAAGGCGCGCACGCGGATCATGTCGAAATCCTTGTCGCGGATGGTGATTGGCTGCGGCGTGCCCCACTTGCGGCCAGTCTGCACGCGCGTGCTGAAGTAATACACGTCCGACTTGAATGGCGAGTCGAACAGCTTGTCCCAGTTTTTCAGGTTGGTTAGCAGCGGCAAGGTTTGCGTCGTCAGCTTGTGCGTGCCGGGACCGAAGACGTCGGCGATCTTGCCTTCATTGACGAAGACGGCGACCTGCGATTCGCGCACATTCAGGATGGCGCCGTTCTGGATCTCGAAATCCTGCATGGGGAAGCGCCAGGCCAGCACGCCTTCCGTCTCTTCGTTCCACTGCAGTACGTCGATAAACTGCTTCTTGATAAAGCTGCCGAGGCTCATGATGAATGTCCTTGAAAAAGATAAAGCGGTGTCAGGAAATGCAGGCGGCGTTGATGGCGCCGATCGACAGGGCAATGGCGCCCAGCAGGCCGCCGAAAGCGCTGTTGTTCGATTCGATCTGGTCTTTCGACATGCGCAGCAAACGCGTGGTCACCACATAGGCGAGCAATTGCACCACCATGGCGCCGAAGGCCCAGGCAAAGAATTGCTGGTAGTCGGCCGTGTGCATCAGGGACGAGGCGATGGTGGCGGAAAAGCCCAGCAGCGCGCCGCCCAGCGACAGGGCCGCCGCGTGGTTACCCTGGCGGATCAGCAGCACTTCGTTATACGGCGTGACGCGCGTGTAAATGATAAAAAAGGCAATCAGCAGCGCGGCGGCCAGTATAAGATGGATCAGATAGTTTAGGATGGCGGGCACGGCTTTCCTCGCAATGAGTATTTGATAACGTCAACGCATATTAGAACAAAAAAAAGTCCAATGAACAAAAAGATTCTGATTTTGTCCGTCTTCGTGGTCGCCTCCTGCGGCCTCGCGTATGAACTGATCGCTGGCGCCATGTCCAGCTACCTGCTCGGCGACTCCATTCTGCAGTTTTCCACCATCATCGGCTGCTACCTGTTTGCCATGGGCGTAGGCGCGCACTTTTCCAAGTACGTGAAGGACGACGACGTGCTCTCGCGCTTTGTCGACATCGAACTGGCCGTGGGCCTGATCGGCGGCCTGTCGGCCGCCATCCTGTTCATGACGTTTTCGTGGATGGCGGCGCCATTTCGCACCTTATTGTATGTGATGGTGTTCCTGATCGGCGCACTGGTCGGCATGGAAGTGCCGCTGGTGATGCGCGCCCTGAATACGCGCCAGACGGAATTTTCCGAGCTGGTCAGCCGCGTGCTCACCTTCGATTACCTGGGTGCGCTGGCCGTTTCCCTGCTGTTCCCGCTGGTGCTGTCGCCGTATCTGGGCCTGGTGCGCACGGGCTTTTTGTTCGGCATGCTCAACGTGGGCGTGGGCCTGTGGAGCATCTATGTCTTCCGCGCGGAGCTGAAGAACCTCACGGGGCGTCTGCTGCGCGCCTGCGCCGTGATGCTGCTGCTGATCGCCGGCTTTGCCATGTCCGACCGCATGGTGGCCTGGGGAGAACATGGCCTGTTCGGCGACCAGATCGTGTATTCCACCACCACGCCCTACCAGCGCCTGGTGATCACGCGCTGGAAGGACGATACGCGGCTGTACATCAACGGCAATTTGCAGTTTTCCTCGCGCGACGAGTACCGCTACCATGAGGCGCTCGTGCATCCGGTACTGGAAGCCTTGCCGTGGGCGCGCCGCGTGCTGGTGCTGGGCGGCGGCGATGGCCTGGCCCTGCGCGAAATCCTCCGTTATCCACACATCGAACACGTCACCGTGGTCGACCTCGACCCCGCCATGACGGCCGCGTTCACCACGCGCCCGGAACTGGCGAAGCTGAATAACGGCTCGTTCTCGGACAAGCGCGTCACCGTCGTCAATGCCGATGCCGCCGTCTGGCTGCGCAATAACGGCGACATGTTCGATGCGGCCATCGTCGATTTCCCCGATCCGTCCAGCTTCGCGCTCGGCAAACTGTATTCGGTGCCGTTCTACGACTTGGTGAAAAAGCACCTGGCGGCCAAGGGCTTGATGGTGGTGCAATCAACGTCGCCGTTCTTTGCCCCGCACGCCTACTGGACCATCAATTCGACCCTGCGCGAAGTGGGCATGCGCACCTGGCCCTACCATGCCTACGTGCCCTCGTTCGGCGAATGGGGTTTTATCCTCGCCTCGCCGCAGCTCGACTACACACCGCCGACGAAATACCGCCTGCCCATGCGCTACCTGAATGCGGACACCACGCGCGAAATGTTCATCTTCCCGCCCGACATGCAGCCGCTGCCGATGGCGCCGAACCGCCTCAACACCCAGTCGCTCGTGCATGAATTCGAGCAGGACTGGAACCGGGTGATCCGCTGATGCAGCGTCGTTCCTTCATGCTGTGGGCCGCCGGCGGCACGGCAGCGGCGGCCGCCGCTGGCATCGGCAGCATCGCCGCCTACCTGCGCTGGCAGGAAATCACGCCCAGGGTGCTGTACCCAGGCCGCAGCGAGGGCCATTATTTGCGTGAGCTGCTGCGCGAGCGCAAGGCGCTGCCGCCACCTTCACGCACCTTGCGCACCGACGTGGCCATCCTCGGCTCGGGCATCGCCGGCCTGACGGCCGCCTGGCGGCTGAATAAACTGGGGCACAAGGATTTCCTCATGGTCGATGGCCCGCAGCCCTACGGCAACGCGGCCGGCGGCCACTTCGGCGATCTCGCTTATCCCACGGGGGGCCATTACCTGCCGCTGCCGTCGCCCGAATCGACGCATGTGCGCGAGATCCTGTTCGACTTGGGCATCATCGAGCGCGATCCGCAGGCGGAAAAGCCCACTTACGACGAGCGCTACATCCTGCATGCGCCCGAGGAGCGTTTGCTGTTCAACGGCCAGTGGCAGGATGGCTTCATTCCCACCGAAGGCATCTCCGCCGAGGAGCTGGCGCAGCACGAGCGCTTCTTTGCCGACGTGCGGCGCCTGCGCCAGGCGCATGGCAACGACGGCAAGCGCGTCTTCGTTTTTCCTACCGTGGAATCGTCGCAAGACCCGGCCTGGCAGGCGCTCGATACCATCACCTTGAAACAGTGGATGGAGCGCGAGGGATACACCTCGCCCACCTTGCACTGGTATCTGAATTACTGCTGCCGCGACGACTACGGCACGCGCTACGACCAGGTGTCGGCCTGGGCCGGCCTGCATTACTACTGCAGCCGCTGGGGCCAGGCGGCCAACGCGGGCAATGGCGCCTGGCTGACTTGGCCGGGTGGCATGCAGCCGGTCGCCACGGCCATGGAGCAGGCCTCGGGTGTCCAACGCCATGCGGGCACGGTGGTTTCCCTCACGACGACGGCCAGCGGCGTGGAGGCGCTGTGCCTGGAGCTGGTCGATGGCCAGCCGCGCACCTACCTGGTCAAGGCGCGCAAGGCCATCTGCGCCATGCCGCTGTATGTCGCGGCGCGCGTGGTGGACAACATCGCCGGCTATGGTTTTGACGCGAAGCGCGACACGCCCGCGTATGCGCCGTGGATGGTGGCCAATTTCCTGCTCAAGCGTTTTCCTGACGAACTGCCGCACGCACCGCTGTGCTGGGACAACGTCGTGTACCAGGAGCCTGGCCTCGGCTATGTCGTCTCCACGCACCAGGACATCCGCGTGCGCCCGCCCGAGAAAACCGTTTTCAGCGCCTACGTGGCCCTGTCCGACCGCACACCGCAGCAAGCGCGCAAGTGGCTCGATACGGCTAGCCCCGAAGAATTGCTGGCGCTGGCCAGCGTCGATTTGAAGACGGCGTACGGGCGCGATTTCGCCAGCTGCGTCGA
Coding sequences within:
- a CDS encoding polyamine aminopropyltransferase, which produces MNKKILILSVFVVASCGLAYELIAGAMSSYLLGDSILQFSTIIGCYLFAMGVGAHFSKYVKDDDVLSRFVDIELAVGLIGGLSAAILFMTFSWMAAPFRTLLYVMVFLIGALVGMEVPLVMRALNTRQTEFSELVSRVLTFDYLGALAVSLLFPLVLSPYLGLVRTGFLFGMLNVGVGLWSIYVFRAELKNLTGRLLRACAVMLLLIAGFAMSDRMVAWGEHGLFGDQIVYSTTTPYQRLVITRWKDDTRLYINGNLQFSSRDEYRYHEALVHPVLEALPWARRVLVLGGGDGLALREILRYPHIEHVTVVDLDPAMTAAFTTRPELAKLNNGSFSDKRVTVVNADAAVWLRNNGDMFDAAIVDFPDPSSFALGKLYSVPFYDLVKKHLAAKGLMVVQSTSPFFAPHAYWTINSTLREVGMRTWPYHAYVPSFGEWGFILASPQLDYTPPTKYRLPMRYLNADTTREMFIFPPDMQPLPMAPNRLNTQSLVHEFEQDWNRVIR
- a CDS encoding NAD(P)-binding protein yields the protein MQRRSFMLWAAGGTAAAAAAGIGSIAAYLRWQEITPRVLYPGRSEGHYLRELLRERKALPPPSRTLRTDVAILGSGIAGLTAAWRLNKLGHKDFLMVDGPQPYGNAAGGHFGDLAYPTGGHYLPLPSPESTHVREILFDLGIIERDPQAEKPTYDERYILHAPEERLLFNGQWQDGFIPTEGISAEELAQHERFFADVRRLRQAHGNDGKRVFVFPTVESSQDPAWQALDTITLKQWMEREGYTSPTLHWYLNYCCRDDYGTRYDQVSAWAGLHYYCSRWGQAANAGNGAWLTWPGGMQPVATAMEQASGVQRHAGTVVSLTTTASGVEALCLELVDGQPRTYLVKARKAICAMPLYVAARVVDNIAGYGFDAKRDTPAYAPWMVANFLLKRFPDELPHAPLCWDNVVYQEPGLGYVVSTHQDIRVRPPEKTVFSAYVALSDRTPQQARKWLDTASPEELLALASVDLKTAYGRDFASCVERVDITVRGHAMAAPLPGFRSNAGLKALREHDGAILFAHADLSGFSVFEEAAWWGDRAARLAIT
- a CDS encoding DUF350 domain-containing protein, yielding MPAILNYLIHLILAAALLIAFFIIYTRVTPYNEVLLIRQGNHAAALSLGGALLGFSATIASSLMHTADYQQFFAWAFGAMVVQLLAYVVTTRLLRMSKDQIESNNSAFGGLLGAIALSIGAINAACIS
- a CDS encoding SPFH domain-containing protein — its product is MSLGSFIKKQFIDVLQWNEETEGVLAWRFPMQDFEIQNGAILNVRESQVAVFVNEGKIADVFGPGTHKLTTQTLPLLTNLKNWDKLFDSPFKSDVYYFSTRVQTGRKWGTPQPITIRDKDFDMIRVRAFGMYSYRIADARTFFTEISGTREVYTRDEVEDQLRGILMSSMASSLGGANVPFLDMAANQALMAQEVKDGLAQAFARYGVGLDEFNVASISLPEELQAALDERISAGMKGGLGADKMSGYTKFQVANAIPLAAQNEGGMAGIGAGLGAGLSIGQVMAQSMGGALQQQAPAAPPAPAEEPIEARLEKLKGLLDKGLISSADYDGAKAELLKKLIG